In one window of Archocentrus centrarchus isolate MPI-CPG fArcCen1 chromosome 11, fArcCen1, whole genome shotgun sequence DNA:
- the nhsl3 gene encoding NHS-like protein 3 isoform X3 has protein sequence MVVYLKKSIRSLLSVFKKKAGPKVNEDQKRLTVHYTPSQYYQENVFIEGSRPQYLEDLHTEAQEGLKIQQQEALSEHKNGVNFPDDESIASTDTLRPEKDISSKDRDVSSESRPTSGNTDSTVTFAAMTRPVLTHQGSTFKPLNPVKRLDKSRKRTRRTTIMGIPNQVQKELALNRSSTFQPLVSTEVSNNRQISDSHSSGVVIISTVDGTPVANTLGARVHLSELEQTFRDEELVRKHLQAVDEQSFNHQDFGSHLCPTSNLRPKSLAVPSMTTSTSFSPSVFNYLQEPQGPVMSVSPQATYLSTIIPNAVLPASVEVIEIDRSNSRTRGSSVNHGSSVRTVSKSSLTSGDSSVSPLLSRRSDGDSSQTNNYHNDSTLMATSASGSSWSESKSSETIISNPSPLSSKSSIQSSNSSQRVCLNGQESKTKQTGGDQDLVSFRNSVSVIGDPSNKSENLVTGPGLESSASGAVAAGEQAKNKKKRSLSVMKTKQPPAPPRRTNSLHGNKIRGNSRVLVDSKGLNDSASGEVTVTTEKMVTKDQTKLVTNHTKMPEPISNFPGSSSPDSSSTLLTSTQASPKEAGETEVSPESSSSPQKISPEEGKFERTISPSSGYSSQSGTPTLSPKGISPASPDKQKKKPVKPERSVSRASSSAASPSSSVTSLSSGTSELATTDVSVCSPNQPPQGSSLTVATKELALKNDSSTFSEEVKELLNIPPPPKVKAPCPPPPETWVHNRRTFELLCGACPNVKEKAAQIQESTSSAVGTQTETRKEIQVLDEIQTPTDKPVIELSENKDKPEELSSVHPDSVHTGQGGREYPEQGEPLAQEKGKASVDVQQQEQSSSFVVKKPQIQGTTPKKEPPPVMKKPMTVLQRGEMVLAGKSLEKENNEMRTITEVTINVENTCLQNGVTALVDNSEIEMDRNEVRSMQRLSIEVPKITKVSPPPTPPPAYHPTPPPSRKTPPSSVSTPPNELQRVQEEIHILESSWPPPPPPLEGDSVFDGVDEADFPPPPPPSFITDSVPDVLDGCITELGDPKVQTVQSSNLDPAIQQPVINDTKPVIDMQMSKPKPCEISCQVVQNISSVSETVSPPPVESPLIPTMRKAESPVSNTAVDPLSSFQKRASLQIEDSSVSISTQSSALTVPVAPPLPADNLTHGVNFRRHPSLANRDARSKELLSRHKSAPIPKEDANIPLVTPSLLQMVRLRSVNMTEDQVKCPSEDKPTNEGAPVKENCPGSIQGSQNIPQKPIRKSLSLKSPPQAIKTSSVTMTSPSMRLQEAIRMKTAAMSSRDGLPSRLCVKSPTSGCVSEPGATPQKSHEAYDMHKSPASTASFIFSRSTKKVVIETTSSPEVQASLKQSLAAELMQVSDQSKAAAFSFDGVKCDKVPPPVAKKPMQSSVDPSPSLPNSLAKMELNVKGNGAIGGEHISGINTSETTTRVTADTIETLF, from the exons gttCTACATTCAAGCCCCTGAATCCAGTCAAAAGACTGGATaagagcaggaagaggaccAGGAGAACCACCATCATGGGTATTCCCAACCAGGTCCAGAAAGAACTTG CTCTAAACAGAAGCTCCACCTTTCAGCCACTTGTTTCTACCGAAGTCTCTAACAACAGGCAAATCAGTGACAGCCATTCATCAGGTGTGGTTATTATTTCAACAGTTGATGGGACTCCAGTGGCAAATACATTGGGAGCAAGGGTACACCTTTCAGAGCTGGAG CAGACATTCAGAGACGAAGAACTGGTGAGGAAGCACCTCCAGGCAGTAGATGAGCAATCCTTCAACCACCAGGACTTTGGGTCCCATCTCTGCCCCACCTCCAACCTGAGACCCAAATCCCTTGCAGTACCTAGCATGACAACTTCCACCTCATTCTCTCCTTCGGTGTTTAATTATCTCCAGGAACCCCAG gGCCCAGTGATGTCTGTCTCTCCACAGGCCACTTACTTATCTACAATCATTCCTAATGCTGTCCTGCCAGCATCAGTTGAAGTCATTGAGATTGACCGCAGTAACAGCCGGACTCGTGGCAGCAGTGTCAACCATGGCAGTAGTGTTCGCACTGTAAGCAAAAGCAGCCTGACATCTGGGGATTCGTCAGTCAGCCCTTTGTTGTCCAGAAGATCAGATGGTGACAGTTCCCAGACAAATAATTATCACAATGACTCCACGCTGATGGCCACATCAGCTTCAGGGTCAAGCTGGAGTGAGTCTAAGTCTTCTGAGACCATTATTTCAAACCCATCTCCATTGTCCTCCAAGAGCAGCATACAAAGCAGTAACTCCTCGCAGAGAGTGTGTCTAAATGGGCAGGAGAGCAAAACCAAGCAAACTGGTGGGGATCAGGACCTTGTCAGTTTCCGTAACTCAGTTAGTGTGATTGGCGACCCTAGCAATAAAAGTGAAAACCTTGTTACAGGACCAGGGTTGGAATCTAGTGCATCGGGGGCTGTGGCTGCTGGAGAGCaagcaaagaataaaaagaaacgtAGCCTTTCAGTTATGAAGACCAAGCAACCCCCAGCACCACCACGGAGAACAAACTCTCTGCACGGTAACAAGATTAGAGGTAACTCCAGGGTTCTTGTGGACAGCAAAGGTCTCAATGACTCTGCTTCTGGGGAGGTGACAGTGACTACAGAAAAGATGGTAACAAAGGATCAGACAAAGTTGGTTACAAATCACACTAAGATGCCTGAACCTATATCAAACTTCCCTGGGTCCAGCTCACCAGATTCTTCCTCCACTCTTCTAACTTCCACACAGGCCTCTCCTAAGGAAGCTGGTGAAACAGAGGTATCTCCAGAATCTAGCTCCTCCCCACAAAAAATTTCCCCAGAAGAGGGGAAATTCGAACGGACCATTTCTCCATCTAGTGGTTACTCTAGTCAGAGTGGCACTCCAACGCTTTCCCCAAAGGGGATCTCCCCAGCCTCCCCggacaagcagaagaagaagccaGTCAAGCCAGAAAGATCAGTGTCGCGAGCCTCATCCTCAGCAGCTTCTCCTTCATCCTCAGTTACATCTTTATCATCTGGTACATCTGAGCTTGCCACTACGGATGTATCCGTGTGTAGCCCAAATCAGCCGCCACAGGGATCTTCATTAACTGTTGCTACAAAAGAACTTGCACTGAAGAATGATTCCTCAACTTTTAGTGAGGAAGTCAAAGAGCTATTGAACATCCCACCACCTCCTAAAGTCAAAGCACcatgtcctcctcctccagagACATGGGTTCACAACAGACGCACCTTTGAGCTCCTGTGTGGGGCATGCCCTAATGTcaaagaaaaagcagcacaaatacAGGAAAGCACAAGTAGCGCGGTAGGTACCCAGACTGAAACTAGGAAAGAGATCCAGGTTTTGGATGAAATACAGACACCTACAGACAAACCTGTCATAGAATTGTCAGAAAACAAAGATAAGCCTGAGGAACTGTCATCAGTGCATCCTGACAGTGTCCACACGGGGCAGGGGGGTAGGGAATATCCAGAACAAGGAGAACCGTTAGCccaggaaaaaggaaaagcaaGTGTAGATGTTCAGCAACAAGAACAGAGTAGTAGCTTTGTCGTGAAGAAGCCACAGATTCAAGGGACAACTCCAAAGAAAGAGCCCCCTCCTGTCATGAAGAAACCCATGACAGTACTGCAGAGAGGGGAAATGGTCTTGGCAGGGAAGTCACTGGAGAAAGAGAACAATGAAATGCGTACCATAACAGAGGTTACTATAAATGTTGAGAACACATGTTTACAGAATGGTGTAACAGCATTAGTTGATAATAGCGAGATCGAGATGGACAGAAATGAGGTCCGATCCATGCAAAGACTTTCAATAGAGGTCCCTAAAATCACTAAGGTTTCTCCACCACCTACCCCTCCCCCTGCATACCACCCAACACCTCCTCCATCAAGGAAAACACCTCCCTCATCAGTATCTACACCTCCAAACGAGTTACAAAGGGTACAGGAGGAGATCCACATTTTAGAGTCCTCTTGgccacctccaccacctcctttGGAAGGGGACTCCGTATTTGATGGAGTGGATGAGGCTGActttcctccacctcctcctccatccttcATAACTGACAGTGTACCAGATGTGCTGGATGGTTGCATCACAGAGTTGGGCGACCCTAAAGTGCAGACTGTACAAAGTTCAAATTTAGACCCAGCTATTCAACAACCAGTTATAAATGACACAAAACCTGTGATTGACATGCAAATGTCAAAACCTAAACCTTGTGAGATTTCTTGCCAAGTAGTGCAGAATATTTCATCTGTTTCAGAGACTGTCTCACCTCCACCAGTGGAATCGCCTCTTATACCAACAATGAGAAAAGCAGAAAGTCCAGTATCAAACACAGCTGTAGATCCTCTAAGCAGTTTTCAGAAGCGAGCTTCGCTGCAAATTGAAGATTCCTCTGTGTCCATCAGTACTCAGTCTTCAGCTCTGACTGTGCCAGTAGCACCTCCTCTACCGGCAGATAATTTAACCCATGGTGTTAATTTCAGAAGACACCCCAGCCTAGCAAATCGAGATGCCAGGTCCAAGGAGCTCCTCTCCCGCCACAAAAGTGCTCCCATTCCTAAAGAGGATGCTAACATTCCTCTTGTCACCCCTTCCCTGCTTCAAATGGTTCGACTCAGATCAGTCAACATGACTGAGGATCAGGTGAAATGTCCATCAGAGGACAAGCCCACAAATGAGGGAGCACCAGTTAAGGAGAATTGCCCAGGTTCAATCCAAGGATCTCAAAACATCCCTCAAAAGCCCATCCGCAAGTCTTTGTCACTGAAATCTCCCCCTCAGGCTATTAAAACATCCTCTGTGACAATGACCAGTCCTTCAATGCGCTTGCAGGAAGCCATAaggatgaaaactgcagcaATGTCTTCAAGAGACGGTCTACCTTCCAGACTGTGTGTGAAATCACCGACTTCTGGCTGTGTCAGCGAACCAGGAGCTACGCCACAGAAATCACACGAAGCATATGACATGCACAAGTCTCCAGCCTCTACTGCCAGCTTTATCTTCTCTAGGAGCACAAAAAAGGTTGTCATAGAGACTACCTCATCCCCAGAGGTTCAGGCAAGTCTGAAGCAAAGCTTGGCAGCTGAGCTCATGCAGGTGTCTGACCAATCAaaagctgctgctttctcaTTTGATGGAGTAAAGTGCGATAAAgttcctccacctgtagccaaGAAGCCAATGCAGAGCAGCGTCGACCCTTCACCAAGTCTTCCAAATTCTTTGGCGAAGATGGAGCTCAATGTCAAAGGAAATGGAGCAATAGGAGGAgaacatattagtggaataaaCACATCTGAAACAA CAACCAGAGTGACAGCAGACACAATTGAAACACTGTTCTGA
- the yars1 gene encoding tyrosine--tRNA ligase, cytoplasmic isoform X1, giving the protein MADQLSPDEKFHLITRNLQEVLGEEKVKQVLQERELRVYWGTATTGKPHVAYFVPMSKIADFLKAGCEVTILFADLHAYLDNMKAPWELLELRVKYYEQVIKAMLESIGVPLDKLKFVKGTDFQLSREYTLDVYRLSSMVTEHDAKKAGAEVVKQVEHPLLSGLLYPGLQALDEEYLKVDAQFGGVDQRKIFTLAEKYLPSLGYAKRAHLMNPMVPGLTGTKMSSSEEESKIDLLDSKEDVKKKLKKAFCEPGNIQNNGVLSFVKYVLFPLRGEFCIKRDPKWGGDKVYTVFEEVEKDFAEEMVHPGDLKASVEVALNELLEPIRKKFGSPELRKLTSNAYPDSSKTKAGGKGVKAGGGGGGGGEDDDLAPSRLDIRVGKVISVEKHPDADSLYLEKIDVGEPEPRTVVSGLVAYISQEELQDRLVLVLCNLKPQKMRGIESQAMLLCASIEGEPRRVEPLDPPEGSSPGEKVFVEGYESGKPDDRLNPKKKVWEKLQVDLKISDECAAQWKDKQLMTKLGQITCKTLKGGNIS; this is encoded by the exons ATGGCAGATCAGCTGAGTCCAGATGAGAAATTCCACCTCATCACCAGGAATCTCCAG gagGTCCTTGGAGAAGAGAAAGTGAAGCAGGTTCTTCAAGAGAGGGAGCTGAGGGTGTACTGGGGTACAGCGACAACTGGCAAACCCCATGTAGCTTACTTTGTCCCCATGTCTAAGATAGCGGACTTCCTCAAGGCTGGATGTGAG GTCACTATTCTGTTTGCAGATTTGCATGCCTACTTAGACAACATGAAAGCTCCTTGGGAGCTGCTGGAGCTCAGGGTCAAATACTACGAACAGGTCATCAAGGCCATGCTGGAGAGCATTGGTGTGCCTCTGGATAAACTCAAGTTTGTTAAAGGAACTGACTTTCAACTCAGCAG GGAGTACACTCTGGATGTGTACCGCCTGTCCTCTATGGTGACAGAGCACGATGCTAAGAAGGCTGGAGCTGAGGTCGTCAAACAGGTGGAGCATCCTCTCCTGAGTGGTCTGCTGTACCCTGGACTCCAG GCTCTGGATGAAGAGTACCTGAAAGTGGATGCTCAGTTTGGTGGTGTTGACCAGAGGAAGATTTTCACTCTGGCAGAGAAG TACCTGCCCTCTCTTGGCTATGCTAAGCGCGCCCACCTGATGAACCCGATGGTACCGGGGCTGACCGGAACTAAGATGAGCTCTTCAGAAGAG GAATCAAAGATTGATCTCCTTGACTCCAAAGAGGATGTaaagaagaagctgaagaaGGCTTTCTGTGAGCCAGGCAACATCCAGAACAATGGAGTTCTCTCTTTTGTCAAATATGTCCTCTTCCCTCTACGAGGAG AGTTCTGCATCAAAAGGGACCCAAAATGGGGTGGAGACAAAGTTTATACTGTGTTTGAAGAAGTGGAAAAGGACTTTGCTGAGGAG ATGGTCCACCCTGGAGATCTGAAGGCCTCAGTGGAAGTTGCACTAAATGAGCTGCTGGAGCCAATTAGAAAGAAATTTGGGAGTCCTGAGCTCCGCAAACTCACCAGCAATGCCTATCCTGATTCCTCAAAGACGA aagcaggaggaaaaggTGTTaaggctggaggaggaggaggtggtggaggagagGATGATGATCTGGCCCCCTCCAGACTGGACATCAGGGTGGGCAAGGTCATCAGTGTGGAGAAG CATCCAGACGCTGATTCACTGTACCTGGAAAAGATTGACGTGGGAGAGCCGGAACCGAGGACGGTTGTCAGCGGGCTGGTGGCCTACATTTCACAGGAGGAGCTGCAGGACAGACTGGTGTTGGTGCTGTGCAATCTGAAACCCCAGAAGATGCGTGGGATTGAGTCTCAAGCCATGCTGCTGTGTGCCTCTAT tgagGGGGAGCCCAGAAGGGTGGAGCCCCTAGACCCTCCGGAAGGTTCGTCACCAGGGGAAAAGGTCTTTGTGGAGGGATATGAGTCAGGCAAGCCAGATGATAGACTTAACCCAAAGAAGAAGGTGTGGGAGAAACTACAG GTCGACCTGAAGATATCAGACGAATGTGCCGCTCAGTGGAAAGACAAGCAGCTGATGACCAAACTGGGACAGATCACATGTAAGACGCTCAAAGGAGGCAACATCAGTTAA
- the yars1 gene encoding tyrosine--tRNA ligase, cytoplasmic isoform X2 → MADQLSPDEKFHLITRNLQEVLGEEKVKQVLQERELRVYWGTATTGKPHVAYFVPMSKIADFLKAGCEVTILFADLHAYLDNMKAPWELLELRVKYYEQVIKAMLESIGVPLDKLKFVKGTDFQLSREYTLDVYRLSSMVTEHDAKKAGAEVVKQVEHPLLSGLLYPGLQALDEEYLKVDAQFGGVDQRKIFTLAEKYLPSLGYAKRAHLMNPMVPGLTGTKMSSSEEESKIDLLDSKEDVKKKLKKAFCEPGNIQNNGVLSFVKYVLFPLRGEFCIKRDPKWGGDKVYTVFEEVEKDFAEEMVHPGDLKASVEVALNELLEPIRKKFGSPELRKLTSNAYPDSSKTTGGKGVKAGGGGGGGGEDDDLAPSRLDIRVGKVISVEKHPDADSLYLEKIDVGEPEPRTVVSGLVAYISQEELQDRLVLVLCNLKPQKMRGIESQAMLLCASIEGEPRRVEPLDPPEGSSPGEKVFVEGYESGKPDDRLNPKKKVWEKLQVDLKISDECAAQWKDKQLMTKLGQITCKTLKGGNIS, encoded by the exons ATGGCAGATCAGCTGAGTCCAGATGAGAAATTCCACCTCATCACCAGGAATCTCCAG gagGTCCTTGGAGAAGAGAAAGTGAAGCAGGTTCTTCAAGAGAGGGAGCTGAGGGTGTACTGGGGTACAGCGACAACTGGCAAACCCCATGTAGCTTACTTTGTCCCCATGTCTAAGATAGCGGACTTCCTCAAGGCTGGATGTGAG GTCACTATTCTGTTTGCAGATTTGCATGCCTACTTAGACAACATGAAAGCTCCTTGGGAGCTGCTGGAGCTCAGGGTCAAATACTACGAACAGGTCATCAAGGCCATGCTGGAGAGCATTGGTGTGCCTCTGGATAAACTCAAGTTTGTTAAAGGAACTGACTTTCAACTCAGCAG GGAGTACACTCTGGATGTGTACCGCCTGTCCTCTATGGTGACAGAGCACGATGCTAAGAAGGCTGGAGCTGAGGTCGTCAAACAGGTGGAGCATCCTCTCCTGAGTGGTCTGCTGTACCCTGGACTCCAG GCTCTGGATGAAGAGTACCTGAAAGTGGATGCTCAGTTTGGTGGTGTTGACCAGAGGAAGATTTTCACTCTGGCAGAGAAG TACCTGCCCTCTCTTGGCTATGCTAAGCGCGCCCACCTGATGAACCCGATGGTACCGGGGCTGACCGGAACTAAGATGAGCTCTTCAGAAGAG GAATCAAAGATTGATCTCCTTGACTCCAAAGAGGATGTaaagaagaagctgaagaaGGCTTTCTGTGAGCCAGGCAACATCCAGAACAATGGAGTTCTCTCTTTTGTCAAATATGTCCTCTTCCCTCTACGAGGAG AGTTCTGCATCAAAAGGGACCCAAAATGGGGTGGAGACAAAGTTTATACTGTGTTTGAAGAAGTGGAAAAGGACTTTGCTGAGGAG ATGGTCCACCCTGGAGATCTGAAGGCCTCAGTGGAAGTTGCACTAAATGAGCTGCTGGAGCCAATTAGAAAGAAATTTGGGAGTCCTGAGCTCCGCAAACTCACCAGCAATGCCTATCCTGATTCCTCAAAGACGA caggaggaaaaggTGTTaaggctggaggaggaggaggtggtggaggagagGATGATGATCTGGCCCCCTCCAGACTGGACATCAGGGTGGGCAAGGTCATCAGTGTGGAGAAG CATCCAGACGCTGATTCACTGTACCTGGAAAAGATTGACGTGGGAGAGCCGGAACCGAGGACGGTTGTCAGCGGGCTGGTGGCCTACATTTCACAGGAGGAGCTGCAGGACAGACTGGTGTTGGTGCTGTGCAATCTGAAACCCCAGAAGATGCGTGGGATTGAGTCTCAAGCCATGCTGCTGTGTGCCTCTAT tgagGGGGAGCCCAGAAGGGTGGAGCCCCTAGACCCTCCGGAAGGTTCGTCACCAGGGGAAAAGGTCTTTGTGGAGGGATATGAGTCAGGCAAGCCAGATGATAGACTTAACCCAAAGAAGAAGGTGTGGGAGAAACTACAG GTCGACCTGAAGATATCAGACGAATGTGCCGCTCAGTGGAAAGACAAGCAGCTGATGACCAAACTGGGACAGATCACATGTAAGACGCTCAAAGGAGGCAACATCAGTTAA